The genomic stretch CATGGGCGTGGTCAAACGCTGGCAGCGGGCCAGAACTGCGATGTTTGTGGCTGAATGCGGCACCGGTAAAACGTTGATGTCGCTGGCTGCTGTTCACGTCCATAGTGCCGGCAAACCCTACACGGCCTTGGCCATGGTGCCGCCACACTTGGTGGAAAAATGGGCGCGCGAGGCGTTTCTCACCATTCCCGGAATCCGGGTATTTCTCATCGACGATCTGCGCAATGGGGGTGATGACAAGACACCGCATGGCATTAACGAAGTCCGTCTAAAGAGCGGCCGCATAGTCCGAGAAGGCCTACAGACCACGCTGAGCGACATGCGGTTGAAGAAGCAATACAAAAGCTCGCGCAAACGATGGGCCTCGATCTGTTCCAGACCAGCATTGTTCATTGTCGGGCGCGAACGAGCCAAGCTCGGCTATTTCTGGCGGCACGCCTACAGGGTCCCCCGTTCAGGGCCCAGCCTCGGCTGTGTGGTCAATTCCGATACAGGCAGCCCAGTAATTGTTGATGGGGGCCGTCTCACGGTTGCCGATTTTCGCAAGGCCAAGATTGCGGAAGTCATCGAAGCTCGCGACGAGAAACCATGCAAGCAGGCCTACAGTCCGATGTGGCAGGCCGACCCGGAAAAGATCCACCGCATGGCGCCTATTGAGTTTATCGGGCGATATATGCCCGGCTGGTTCGATTACGCCATCTGCGATGAGATTCACCAACTCGCGGGCGACACAGCCCAAGGCAATGCTCTCGGGACGCTCGCTGCCTGCACGGACAAGATCGTAGGACTCACCGGCACGCTGCTCGGCGGCTACGCCGACGATCTGTTCAACACGCTGTTTCGTCTGGAAGCCGCCAAGATGAAGCAACGCGGCTACGAGTTCGGCGCTGCGGGCCGCAGCGCTTTTGCGCAGGACTACGGAGTCCTTGAAACCATCACGAAGATTGAGCCGGCTGAGAACGCCTGCTCGAAGGCCAAGGCCACCACCATGGTACGGCGCAAGCCGGGAGCTTCACCGCTTCTGTTTGGCGAATTTCTGATGGACCTCTGTGCCTTCGTCTTTCTTGAAGACATCTCGGGTGAACTCCCGCCCTATGAGGAAACTTGTGTCAGCGTGCCTATGGAACCGCTGATGCGAGCGGCCTACGGCGAACTGGAAGACGCGATTCGGACAGCATTGAAGGAGCACCGCGGCAATCGTTCCGTTCTGAGCATCATGCTCCACACCTTGCTCTTGTACCCTGATCATCCGTATGGCCTGGGTTCTCTATACGGGACAGAATTCGATCCCCAGCTTCAGCGCAAGATCAAGTTTCTGATTGCGCACACCCGCGATCTTCCCCAGGACCGGCTTCACGCAAAGGAACGCCGGCTGCTGGAAGAGATCAAACGGGAGCTGGCCGAGGGGCGCCGCTGCCAGGTCTTTGCCGTCTACACGCAGAAACATGATGTTACCGCCCGCCTGCGACAGATTTTAGAGAACGAGGGCATTCGGACCGCTGTTCTAAAAGCAAGTGTCGACACGTCAAAGCGCGAGGCCTGGTATGTCAAACAAGTCAAAGAAGGTGTGCAGGTAGTCATCGGTCATCCCAAGCTGGTTGAAACCGGGCTGGACCTGCTCGATTTTCCCACCATCATCTTCTATGAGTCCGGCTATTCACTGCACACGCTCCGGCAGGCCAGCCGCAGATCGTGGCGCATCGGTCAAGCGCGGCCAGTACGGGTGAAATTCCTGTGCTACGAGAGCACGATGCAGGGGTCTTGCCTGCGCTTAATGGGCAGGAAACTGCTGGTCGCACTCACCATGGAAGGCAAGTTCGCTGGAGAGGGCCTGCAGAGCATGGATGAAGACGACGACATGCTCTCCGCGATGGCGCGGGAACTGGTAGAGAAGAACGGGATTGGAGACACTGCCGACGCTGTCTGGCGCTCGCTCAATGAAGAACATCAGAAGCTGTTTCCGGCAGTGCACAGCGCAATGGAAACCGAGGATGCTTCCGTGCTGATGCCTACCAGCGAAGACTCGCAAGCGACAGAGCTGATCGAGTCCGCAATCACCAGCGGCCCGGTGCTGGTGTTCGGGCAGAGCTCGGACGCACTACGTTCTTCCAGGCGCCGTCCGCGCACCAACTCAGTTCCAGAGCAACCCTCATTGTTCAACTGGAATTAGCAGGTCTGTTCGACAACACCTCTTTAAGAAAGGAGAACAACACCAACATGAGTGGAACCCTTGTAGCCAGCGGGCTGTCCAAAATTGGCCGGCCTGAGTTGGCGCAGATTGCAGTTCCTGAAGCAACCTCAACCCACAAACCCGTGCCTCATCACACCATCGTCGAGGCGCTGGTTGAAACCCTCAGCTTTCGCCACATCGGAGTTGTCCAGGAGGAATACGCTGTCTCTCCCGATGGCATGAAGATGTTTGGCGTGCTTGATCTGGAAACGCAAATGGAAGGATGCCGTTTCTCCATCGGCATTCGTAACTCCCACGACAAATCGATTCGTCTGGGACTCACCGCCGGCCTGCGGGTCTTTGTCTGCTCCAATATGGCATTCAGCGGCGATTTCACACCTGTGACAATGTTGCATAGTCAGGCCTGAGATAGCAGTTCTCTTCGTCGTTACCAGGCACAAGACCGAAATCCAGCCTCTGGCACTGGGCAAATTTATCCCGCATCTCCATCACAAATGTGAAGCCCAAGAGCGCAGCTAAGGCCGTGGCACACTGATCACGATGGAGTCATCAGCAAACCCACGATCATTCTGCGTTAAGCGGAAAATGACGTTGATCATCTCTGTGTTTATGTCGATTTGCTGTATAAGGGTCCGGATAATCTCTCGTCTACGATGCCAGTCAGCGTTGGTGAGGTCGGCACCCATGGCAGTCGACAAATCGCGCACGCGTTGCACGGCCCATCGGAGGTTGTCTAAACGACTGACATCGCCTGTATCAGCCTTGATTTTGGCATCCAGATCAGTGATCCGTTCCTTGGTTCTATCCATCCGTAGTGTGAACTGTTCCTTGTCAATCAGCCCCGCGGTGAAGCCGTCGATCAAGCGCTCCACGGCGTGCTGCAGCTTGAGGCGCTGTGCTTTGAGACTCTCAAGGCGTTCCAAGGGAGCGCCGGAGTCACGACCTTTATACTCTTGCTCTAATCTTCGAGGATTCGTTAGCAGTTCGCAGACCTGCTGCCACACAGCTGTTTCTAGGAACTTGCCCTCGACTTGCCTATTGCGGCAAATTGGTTCGCCGCCAAATCGATAGCCGTCGGACCCGCTGCATCGGTAATAAATGAAATCTTTCATCTGGCGCCCCGCGCCTAATTGGCGAATCGTTTTGCCGTAGTATGCATATCCGCACAACGCGCAGCAGGTAAGCCCCTGCAGGAGATAGCCTGGCCTGCGTCGTCCTTGTCGCGCTCGGCTGCGATTCTCATCTAATTGGGCGTGCGCAGCGCGAAACAGCCCTGCGTCGACTAAGGCTGGAACGGAAATATACACCCACTCCTGTGGGCCAGCTTCGACTGGCCTGTTGCTTCGGTGTGGTTTCGATGGACGCCCACGCGCCGCTCGCGGACGGGCCTGCTTTCCGCGTGGCATCATGTGTGTTTTCCCGTATGCGGCCTGTCCCCGATAAGCTGGGTTCTGGAGAACGTGCCACACAGCCTGTCTCGACCAGATTGGCTTCCTGGTAGCAGTGAGTTCACCTGCTTTCTCAAGCCGACGGCAAACCTCTGACAGACTGCAACGATCCTCAGCCACCCAAGCGAAAATCTGTTTGACGACCCGCGCCTGCCCGTCAACTGGCTCAAATCGTGCTTGGCCACCTCCCTCTTGAACAGACACATAGCGGTATCCGAAGGGAGCGCCGGACATCACGTTGACCGATCCTCCTTGCGCAGCGTGCTTCTTGCCACGTCGACTCCGCTCCATGATCTTGGCTCGCTCATATTCCGCGACGATTCCTTGCACCTGCAGCAGCAAATCATCTTCTGGGCTCTTGCCGAGTGGCCGATTTAGAAAAACGACTTCGATCCCTCGCCGCTGCCACTCGTCGAGAAGCAGGACCTGGTAGGCGTAGTTGCGTGCCAGTCGGTCTGGTGAGTGGACATAGATCCGATCGATAGCGCCAACGCTAACAAGATCGCGCAACCGATCCAAGGCTGGGCGAATAAGCGTGGCGCCGCTATACCCGTCATCGACAAACCGCCGCTCCGGCGGTACGGGTGTGCCGTCATTGCTAGCGCGCTCGCTGAGTACGGCAATCTGGCTTTCGATGGTGTGCGCGGCTGCCTGTTGTTCGCCGGAGACGCGCGCGTAGAACGCAGTTCGAATCGTGGTCATAGAAGCCTCCACAGAGAGGCTGAGAGAGCGCCGTGGCTGTGATCAAGTGCGAGGTCTGTGTTGGCAGTGAACTTAACTTGAAAGGAGAATGAATCAAATGTTAGAAACAAGCACGCTTATTTCATGCACGGGCAAAATCACTCGGGCGGAACTGGCTAATCTGCCAACGCCGCCGGCAACAGCAACTCATATCCCAATCCCGCATGCCGCGGTTGTGCAGAGCCTAGTCGAAACCTTGAGCCACCGCCAGATCGGTGTGGTCGGCGAAGAGTTTGCTGTATCGAGCGGTGCAATGGAGATGTTCGGCGTGCTCGACCTGGAAACCAGTTTCGAGGGATGCCGATTTGCAATTGGGATTCGGAACGCGAACAACAAGCGATTCCGGCTGGCATGCACCGTCGGATTGCGAGTATTCGTCTGCCACAACCTCGTGTTTCGAGGTGACTACACTCCCGTCTTGGCGAAACACTCGAAGCGCTTCTCGCTCGAAGATGCGCTCTCCATTGGCGTGGACAGGATGCAGAGGAATTTCGATCCGATGCGGCAGCAGGTCGAACGTTGGCGAGCGCTGCAGCTGTCTGCAGAGACTGCAAAGCTGACGATCTACCGGGCTTTCGTCGAAGGCGATCTAGACGTCCCGAAACACCTCGCCCGAAGAGTACACGAACTCTATTTCAATCCCCAGCATCAGGAGTTCGAACCTCGAACGACGTGGAGCTTGTCAAACGCGTTCACCTCGGCATTCCAGGAACTAGACCCGATTCCGCGGTTTAAGGCCACTGCCAAGTTGGGTGGGTTCCTGGAGGCGCGGTTCTCCGGGTTGTTCTAGCGCATGGAGCGGTATTGGCCGACCGCTTCTTGTTTAACCCAACTCATGAGTTATGGATGGGTCGTTTTGGCGTTTGAGCGTTTTTAAAGAGGAGAGCTTTGCGTAGGTGGAATAAACGCTGCGTCAACTTAAACTTTTCTGCGGGCAAGAAAATCAAGAATGGTGCGGGAGAATAAATTTGAACCTCCGCTCCTCCTGGTCCCGAAATCGCCAACATCGAATGAAAGCAAACTACTTGCAGTTTTTAGAGTGGTGCTTCAGTCGGTAAGGGCGTTCTCTTTTGGTCGGGGTTCTCATTCAGAGATGAATGGGACCCCCTGAGTGGCAACCCCAGAGGAATGTTTCCTCCCACCCGATGTTGGGTTTATCTTGTAGCAACTTCGATCGAAGCCAACTGATCCTGTCAGCGTTGGCCTTCGGTGTTCCGCAAAGGAATACTCTTAGCTCCCTCGCATGATCTGCCCGAAAAATCTATCCCCTCTCCCGTAGGCTCAAGCTTTCGCAAAGACAGTTCATTTGCATGGATCCAATCCTTCCATAATTGAACTTGGCGGAGCAATTCCTGATTATCGAGCTTCGGATCTGCCAGGTTCAGAGGTGGATTCGGAACGACCTTTGGAAGCTGCGCCAAGCTCCAGATACGCGGTTCTGATAAGAGCTTGGAATCCTGGCCAGGCTTGGTTTTTGCTCGATAGTATCGAATACGCGCTCCTGGTGACAGCAACTCTCGATACATCTGGATGGCATACCAGCCGCCTATATTCGGCAATTCCTCCAGTGCCATTGATTGCATCTTCTGTTTGTCCGCACCAAGCAACTCGCAGACAAACTGCTGCTGCTCCGCTTTGTCTCCTAGTTTCGCGCGCGCCGTTCTGGATTTCAGCTTGTCCTCAGCAGAGAAAATTAATCCGACAGGACGAAATTCCAGCTTGTTACTGGAGAGGCCAACTGCGAGCAAGCTGCCTCGTCCTGCCAATGTCTTCGCCAGCGGTCTGCGGGAATGTTGTGCATCAACTGTCGGAATCGCATTTCGTATCTCCGGCGAGGAAGTTATTAGAGCTAAGAGTAGAAAAGTTGTCACCATTTGGTTACCCCAAATCTCATTCACCGAACTCTCTTCAAGCCCGGCAGCATTGGAGCGGACGCTGCTGTGTGCCGTAACTCCGGGTTTTCAATTATCTTCTGAATCACTCTGAATACATGGAAGGTGGAGATGTGCGATGTAGTCTTGAGCCACCCGCAGCCTGGCCTGCTGCTCACTCGTAATGTTGGGTGCGGCTGCTTCCGACTCCAATTGGGCAACTACATCTTCTTCGCAAGTCCTGTGGATCAGGCCAAGCGCGTGAGCCGCATTCATTCTAATCAAATCGTTGTCACTTTCTTTGACCGTCCCGATCAGATATGAAACCGCCGGCTT from Terriglobia bacterium encodes the following:
- a CDS encoding recombinase family protein; this encodes MTTIRTAFYARVSGEQQAAAHTIESQIAVLSERASNDGTPVPPERRFVDDGYSGATLIRPALDRLRDLVSVGAIDRIYVHSPDRLARNYAYQVLLLDEWQRRGIEVVFLNRPLGKSPEDDLLLQVQGIVAEYERAKIMERSRRGKKHAAQGGSVNVMSGAPFGYRYVSVQEGGGQARFEPVDGQARVVKQIFAWVAEDRCSLSEVCRRLEKAGELTATRKPIWSRQAVWHVLQNPAYRGQAAYGKTHMMPRGKQARPRAARGRPSKPHRSNRPVEAGPQEWVYISVPALVDAGLFRAAHAQLDENRSRARQGRRRPGYLLQGLTCCALCGYAYYGKTIRQLGAGRQMKDFIYYRCSGSDGYRFGGEPICRNRQVEGKFLETAVWQQVCELLTNPRRLEQEYKGRDSGAPLERLESLKAQRLKLQHAVERLIDGFTAGLIDKEQFTLRMDRTKERITDLDAKIKADTGDVSRLDNLRWAVQRVRDLSTAMGADLTNADWHRRREIIRTLIQQIDINTEMINVIFRLTQNDRGFADDSIVISVPRP